Proteins found in one Candidatus Omnitrophota bacterium genomic segment:
- a CDS encoding elongation factor Ts yields the protein MAAHKVSLDAIKALREKTGAAVSDVRKALESAGGNEAKAMEYLKRQSAAMAEKREGRATGQGRVESYVHHNGRLAALAEVNCETDFVARTEDFIQFCRHVALQVAAMNPRFVRAEEAPAGATLSPEEQKEQCLLEQAFIKDPSVTMKELLKQLIGKTGENVVIRRFVRFTLGE from the coding sequence ATGGCCGCGCATAAAGTCAGCTTGGACGCCATTAAGGCGTTGCGGGAGAAGACGGGCGCCGCCGTCTCCGACGTCCGCAAGGCCTTAGAGTCCGCCGGCGGCAATGAGGCGAAGGCGATGGAGTATTTGAAGCGGCAGAGCGCGGCGATGGCTGAGAAACGCGAGGGCCGCGCCACCGGCCAGGGCCGCGTGGAATCCTACGTGCACCACAACGGCCGGCTGGCCGCGCTCGCCGAAGTCAATTGCGAAACGGATTTCGTCGCCCGCACCGAGGATTTCATCCAGTTCTGCCGCCACGTCGCCCTGCAAGTGGCGGCGATGAATCCGCGCTTCGTCAGGGCGGAGGAGGCCCCCGCCGGCGCGACGCTGAGCCCTGAAGAGCAGAAAGAGCAGTGCCTGCTGGAGCAGGCGTTCATCAAAGATCCGAGTGTCACGATGAAGGAGCTGCTGAAACAGCTCATCGGCAAGACCGGCGAGAATGTGGTGATCCGGCGGTTCGTTCGATTTACCCTCGGGGAGTAA
- a CDS encoding UMP kinase, with product MRSAELKTRATPPTASSTTPKYKRIVLKLSGEALQGSLGFGIDPAVLKNLAGQIKDIRDLGVQITVVVGGGNIFRGMDTASSTGMERATADYMGMLATIINGLALQDVLERAGVATRVQTAIEVAKVAEPYIRRRAIRHLEKGRVVIFVGGTGNPFFTTDTTAALRAMEIGAEVVLKATNVDGVYTDDPRKNRQAKKFTTLSFFDVLKKRLQVMDATAVSLCMDGKIPIIVFNLHRVGNIRRAVCGEPVGTRVVNTK from the coding sequence ATGCGGAGTGCGGAGTTAAAAACGCGAGCAACACCACCCACGGCGTCATCAACAACGCCGAAGTACAAACGCATTGTGTTGAAACTCAGCGGCGAAGCCCTGCAAGGCTCGCTGGGGTTCGGGATCGATCCCGCGGTCCTCAAGAATCTCGCCGGACAGATCAAGGACATCAGAGATCTCGGGGTGCAGATCACCGTGGTCGTCGGAGGCGGCAACATTTTCCGCGGCATGGACACCGCCTCCAGCACCGGCATGGAGCGCGCCACCGCCGATTACATGGGGATGCTGGCCACCATCATTAATGGGCTCGCCCTCCAGGATGTGCTGGAGCGCGCTGGGGTCGCCACGCGAGTGCAAACCGCCATTGAGGTGGCGAAAGTGGCTGAGCCGTACATCCGGCGGCGCGCCATTCGGCACCTGGAGAAGGGCCGCGTGGTGATTTTCGTCGGGGGGACGGGCAATCCGTTTTTCACGACGGACACCACGGCGGCGTTGCGCGCGATGGAAATCGGCGCGGAGGTGGTGCTCAAAGCCACCAACGTCGATGGCGTCTACACCGATGACCCGCGCAAGAACCGCCAGGCGAAGAAATTTACGACGCTCAGCTTCTTTGACGTCCTCAAGAAGCGGCTCCAGGTGATGGATGCCACCGCCGTCAGCCTCTGCATGGACGGCAAGATTCCCATCATCGTCTTTAATCTGCACCGGGTCGGCAACATCCGGCGGGCGGTCTGCGGCGAGCCCGTCGGCACCCGTGTCGTCAATACAAAGTAA